From Thalassospiraceae bacterium LMO-JJ14:
AGGTGCCGAAGCGGTGGTGATCTCGGCGAAGATCGAGGAAGAAATCGCGCAACTCGGCTCGCCCGAGGAAAAGGCCGAGTTCCTGGAAACCCTGGGGCTTGAGGAAACCGGCCTGGCGCGGGTCATTCAGGCCGGCTACAGGCTTTTGGACCTGATCACGTTCTTCACGCAGGGACCGAAGGAAGTCCGTGCCTGGACCGTGCGCAACGGTGCGAAAGCGCCGGAAGCGGCGGGCGCGATCCATACCGATTTTCAGCGCGGCTTCATCCGTGCCGAAACCATCGCCTATGACGATTTCATAACCCTGGGCGGGGAACAGGCCTGCAAGGACGCCGGCAAGGTGCGCCAGGAAGGCAAGGAATACGTTACAAAGGACGGCGATCTGATGCTGTTCAAATTTAACGTCTGATTTTCGAAGACCAACCCAAGGGGAAAGTGTCGATGCCGTGGCTGTATATGATCGGAGCGATTGCCCTTGAAGTCAGCGGCACGATTTCGCTGAAGCTCTCTGAGGGTTTCACGAAACCACTGTTCGTCGTCATCACGACCGTCGGCTATCTGATGAGTTTCGCTTGTCTCGGTATCGCGCTCAAAAGCCTGCCGGTGTCGACGGCTTATGCGATCTGGGCGGGGGCCGGCACCGCGTTCGTCGCCATCATCGGTATGGCGTTCCTGTCGGAACCGGCGAACCTGATTAAATACGCAAGTCTCGTGCTGATCGTGCTCGGCGTCGTCGGATTGCACGTCGCCGAACGCTTCGTCTAGGTTTCCGTTTCCGGCGGGCGGCTGCGCCGCGTCACGATATACAGGGCTGCCGGCAGCATCACGGCACCGGCCGCCGTCGGTAGTTTCCAGTCCTGGGCAACCCATATCGCAACGTAAACGAAGCTCAGTGTCATGACGATGACAGCAAGCACCTTGCCGCGGATCGGGATGACCTGATGCAGATGCCAGTTCCTGACCGGCGGCCCGAAAGCCGAATGCGTCCACAGCCAGGTCTGAAATCTGGCGGAGCTTCTGGAAAACGCCCAAAGCGCGGCGATCAGAAAAACCGTTGTCGGCATGACGGGGACGAAAATCCCGACAATCCCGACACCGATCATCAGCCAGCCGAAACCGATCAAGGCCCAACGCAACCACGCCGATTCCGAGATGGCCGGGGTCGGTTTTGCCGGGATTTCTCTTTCACCGGTTTTTATCGGGGCTTTGATCACCTGCATGGGATAGAGCATACTCGGGCTTCGGAGCAAACGCGAGAAAGACAAGGTTCGACAGTCCACATATGATCCCTGCGAAATTTCCTTTTGGTGCCACCATCGGCGCCGACGGTGTCTGGCGACAGGTTCTGACCCGTCTGCCGTCGTCTGCCGTGCGTCCGGCGTTGTTTCTGGACCGCGACGGGGTTGTTGTCGAGGAAGTTCATTATCTGCACAAGCCCGCCGACATGAAGGTGATGCCCGGCGCGGCGGATGTGATCCGCGCCGCCAACGCCCTTGATATTCCCGTCGTCATCGTCACCAACCAGGCCGGGATCGGGCGCGGCAAATACGACTGGCAGGCCTTCATGGATGTGCAGGAGGCGATGCTCGATGAACTGGCCGGGGACGGGGCTTTCGTCAATGCCGTGTTTGCCTGTCCGCATCATGCCGATGGCGTTGCGCCTTATAACGTCGCCGATCACCCGGCCAGGAAACCCAACCCGGGCATGTTGCTGGCGGCCCGGGAGATGCTGCCCATCACGTTCGAGGACTCGTGGATTGTCGGCGACCGCGCCGGCGACATCGAAGCGGCGAAGCGCGCCGGTTGCGCCGGTGGCGTTCACGTGCTGGCCGGCCATGGCAGCGCCGAGGGCGAACGTGATGCAGCACTGACGCAGCGCACTGTCAGCTTCGATGTGAAGGGCGCGAAGAGCATTGAAGATGCCGGCGGACTGATACCCCTGCTACGGAAAGGCACATGAACATGACGAAATCCGCCGACATCGTGATTGAAAACGCCGAGATTATCGATGGCACCGGCGCTGCACGGTTCAAGGGCGGTGTTGCGGTCACCGGCGCGTTGATCACGGCGCTCGGCGACGTCTCGGATATCAAGGCGGATCACCGGATCGACGCCGGCGGTCATGTTGTTGCGCCCGGATTTATCGACTGCCACACCCATGACGACCGGGTCCTGCTCGACGATCCGGCCATGGCCTGCAAGGTGACGCAGGGCGTGACGACGGTCGTCACGGGAAATTGCGGGGTCAGTCTGACGCCGTTCCTGCCCGGCGACGACTGGGAGATGCCGGTGCCGATGGCGCTGCTGGGCGAAAAGCATCAATACCGGTTCCCGGCCTTTGCCGATTACGCCAAGGCCTTTGCCAAGGCACCTCCGGCGGTTAACGCGGCGATGCT
This genomic window contains:
- a CDS encoding multidrug efflux SMR transporter; translation: MPWLYMIGAIALEVSGTISLKLSEGFTKPLFVVITTVGYLMSFACLGIALKSLPVSTAYAIWAGAGTAFVAIIGMAFLSEPANLIKYASLVLIVLGVVGLHVAERFV
- a CDS encoding YbaN family protein — its product is MLYPMQVIKAPIKTGEREIPAKPTPAISESAWLRWALIGFGWLMIGVGIVGIFVPVMPTTVFLIAALWAFSRSSARFQTWLWTHSAFGPPVRNWHLHQVIPIRGKVLAVIVMTLSFVYVAIWVAQDWKLPTAAGAVMLPAALYIVTRRSRPPETET
- a CDS encoding HAD family hydrolase, which encodes MIPAKFPFGATIGADGVWRQVLTRLPSSAVRPALFLDRDGVVVEEVHYLHKPADMKVMPGAADVIRAANALDIPVVIVTNQAGIGRGKYDWQAFMDVQEAMLDELAGDGAFVNAVFACPHHADGVAPYNVADHPARKPNPGMLLAAREMLPITFEDSWIVGDRAGDIEAAKRAGCAGGVHVLAGHGSAEGERDAALTQRTVSFDVKGAKSIEDAGGLIPLLRKGT